In Stigmatopora argus isolate UIUO_Sarg chromosome 17, RoL_Sarg_1.0, whole genome shotgun sequence, the following are encoded in one genomic region:
- the socs6a gene encoding suppressor of cytokine signaling 6 gives MKKISLKTIRKSLSIKGKEDGDFVMLQQPPVTTEFTKDESLFGGCYTKDLSVCDLGCGEDKGGQNKSRSKSEGLMGSLKRRLSAKQKAKSKAGSSAIGSTDDEDTFSSSSVPIGFNEVKSQRPLRSSSLRSHHYSPSPWPLRPVNADDACIKMEVKVKAMVHSPSPSPTLNGIRKEFSDFQMDELFQDQPESLKNIQQPQNGELHLNIEDNDVPVVLGLTPQDYIQYTMPLDEGMYPEGSHSFCLDTASPMEVAAAANNGSPLTDQGQEEHEMVGDLPPDLFMDTTVNSLLLGSADMMLQSPRGEVPPPLSPLLPPISSIGRFPRTFSSFSSSDSQMAERVRHHLNFDPNSAPGVSRVYDSVQSSGPMVVTSLTEELKKLARQGWYWGPITRWEAEEKLINLADGSFLVRDSSDDRYLLSLSFRSQNKTLHTRIEHSNGRFSFYEQPDVEGHTSIVDLIEHSIKDSENGAFCYSRSRLPGSATYPVRLTNPVSRFMQVRSLQYLCRFVIRQYTRIDLIQKLPLPNKMKDYLQEKHY, from the coding sequence ATGAAGAAGATCAGCCTGAAGACCATTCGGAAGTCACTGAGCATAAAGGGGAAAGAGGACGGTGACTTTGTCATGCTCCAACAGCCCCCAGTAACCACAGAGTTCACTAAGGACGAGTCACTTTTTGGTGGCTGCTACACCAAAGACCTTTCAGTGTGTGATTTGGGCTGTGGGGAAGACAAAGGTGGTCAAAACAAGAGCCGTTCAAAGAGTGAAGGCCTGATGGGTTCACTCAAGAGAAGGTTGTCTGCAAAGCAGAAGGCAAAGAGCAAAGCCGGCTCCTCAGCCATCGGCTCAACCGACGACGAGGAcaccttctcctcctcttccgtgCCCATTGGCTTCAACGAGGTCAAATCCCAGAGACCTCTGAGGTCTTCTTCGCTTCGTAGTCACCACTACAGCCCTTCGCCATGGCCTCTGCGGCCAGTTAACGCCGACGACGCTTGTATAAAGATGGAGGTCAAAGTTAAAGCCATGGTTCACTCACCAAGCCCCAGTCCCACATTAAACGGCATCCGAAAGGAGTTTAGCGATTTCCAAATGGACGAGCTCTTTCAGGACCAACCCGAATCCTTAAAAAACATTCAGCAGCCACAAAATGGTGAACTGCATCTGAATATTGAAGATAATGACGTGCCTGTGGTGCTGGGGTTGACACCTCAAGACTACATTCAGTACACAATGCCTTTAGACGAGGGAATGTACCCAGAAGGGTCCCACTCTTTCTGTCTGGACACCGCATCTCCTATGGAGGTGGCGGCAGCTGCAAACAACGGCTCCCCGCTGACGGATCAGGGACAGGAGGAGCACGAAATGGTTGGTGACTTACCCCCAGATCTTTTCATGGACACCACAGTTAATAGTCTTCTTCTCGGCTCCGCTGACATGATGCTTCAAAGCCCAAGAGGAGAGGTCCCGCctcccctctctcccctccTGCCCCCCATTAGCAGTATTGGTCGTTTTCCCAGAACTTTCTCCAGCTTCAGCTCGTCCGACAGCCAAATGGCTGAAAGGGTTCGACACCATCTTAACTTTGATCCCAATTCCGCGCCCGGGGTCAGCAGAGTGTACGACTCAGTCCAAAGCAGCGGGCCCATGGTGGTGACCAGCTTGACGGAGGAGCTGAAGAAACTCGCCAGGCAAGGTTGGTACTGGGGTCCCATCACACGCTGGGAGGCGGAGGAAAAGCTCATCAACCTGGCCGATGGCTCCTTTTTGGTCCGAGATAGCTCAGATGACAGGTATCTGCTCAGCCTGAGTTTTAGGTCACAGAACAAAACTCTCCACACCCGCATCGAACACTCCAACGGACGCTTCAGCTTCTATGAGCAGCCTGACGTAGAAGGACACACGTCGATTGTAGACCTCATAGAACACTCGATAAAGGACTCGGAGAATGGTGCTTTTTGTTATTCCAGGTCTCGCTTACCTGGGTCTGCAACCTACCCAGTCAGACTCACCAACCCCGTCTCCCGCTTTATGCAAGTACGCTCGCTGCAGTATCTTTGTCGCTTTGTCATTAGACAATACACAAGGATAGACCTTATACAGAAACTGCCCTTGCCTAACAAGATGAAAGATTACCTACAGGAGAAGCACTACTGA
- the LOC144091924 gene encoding rotatin-like — protein sequence MELSGMIKKMGHSLSEIRVRALKSIICKLKHSLISIPDIVQEKMLFVYLLEWFKFPEVPMQEEVLDLLLILSKHPSAAQMLRDVDAEDILLQLSTSVQPSLRPIIDETLDQLFQLPELIPCPTSLYMRKPHITHQTDLPSDEQFPSRGYFQKSMPNHVDVPPLKIAGTDFYIL from the exons ATGGAATTATCCGGCATGATCAAGAAAATGG GCCACTCTTTGTCCGAGATAAGAGTTCGAGCATTGAAAAGCATCATTTGTAAGCTGAAGCACTCCCTGATTTCCATCCCTGACATTGTCCAAGAAAAGATGCTGTTCGTTTATCTCCTGGAGTGGTTCAAATTCCCAGAGGTTCCCATGCAAGAAGAAGTCCTGGATTTACTCTTGATTTTATCCAAG catccaaGTGCAGCCCAGATGCTAAGAGATGTTGATGCGGAGGATATCCTTTTGCAACTGTCTACCAGTGTACAACCGAGTCTTCGACCCATCATCGACGAAACCCTGGACCAGCTGTTCCAGCTACCTGAGCTTATCCCCTGTCCCACCTCCCTCTATATGCGCAAACCCCACATTACACATCAGACAG ATTTGCCATCTGATGAACAATTTCCCAGCCGAGGATATTTCCAGAAGAGTATGCCGAATCATGTGGATGTACCTCCTCTGAAGATAGCAGGCACTGATTTTTACATTCTGTAA